The Streptomyces sp. NBC_00659 genomic interval GCACGGACAGGCACCAGACAGGGAGGGCACACGGTGAACCCGTCGACACCGGCCAAACCGGCCATGACGTCCGTACCGCACGACACCGACCGCATCAGCGAGCCGATCCACGTCAGCGGCCCCGACGGGCCCTGGCACAAGGTGCGTGAGGGCATGCGGCTGCGCGGCAACGCCGTGGTGTACACCACCTGGGGCGAATGGCTCGCCACCGCCGTCACTGACCCCTTGCTGCGGCCGCTGCTCGGCCGCGACTGGACGCGCTACCGGCGCACCGCCGACCCGGTCGTGCGCTTCCGGTTCGCGGCGTCGCGGATGGCCACCAAGTTCACCGCCGCGGCCGCGCTGGACACCGAGGCCGCCGCACTCGATCTGGCCTACAAGATCGGGGGCCGGCCCTATCTGCGCGGGCTCGACCAGATCGACGTCAGCCTCACCCACACCGACGACCTGATCGCCGTCGGCGTCAGCCGCAACGGACGGATCGGCGTCGACGCCGAACCCGCCACACGGACCATGTCGTTCGACCTGATGCAGGAACATGTGTGCACGCCCGCCGAACGGGCGGAGCTTCAGCGGCTCCCGGACGCCGACCGCTCGGCCGGACTGCTGCGGCTGTGGACGTTCAAAGAGGCGTACACCAAGGCCCTGGGGCAGGGACTGCGGCTCGGTTTCTCCGAGTTCGGCCTCGGTGTCGAAAGCCCGGGACTGCTGGGGCCCGACGGCACGCCCGCCGCCCGCGGCGACTGGGCCTTCACCACCCATCAGGTGCTCGGCCGCTACCTCCTCAGCGTGGCCTGCCACGACGCCGGCCTGGACACCTCCCGCGACACGGCACCGCGCACCATGCTCGACGAGGGCTTCGTGGGCGCCGTCACCGGCCTCCTGGCCGTCCCGGCGGACGACGGCACTCCACGCGGGTGACGCGCGGGCCCGCACGGTGTTCTCGAGGCCGGATCCAGGAGCGGTCGAGGATCCGGGGCACGGGCCCCGACCGGCAATAGGGTGCCGGGCGACTGTCGCGGCCCATCCCTTCGAAACGATTCCTGCGCGCCCGGCCGAGCCGGGCACCGCCCACCGCGGGCCGCCCGGACCAGCACGGTGTCAGCGCCGTATCAGGACCGTATGGGCGGGCCTGCACATACTCGTTCCGCGCTCGAGAGAAGGGAGGGAGGGGGTTCTCCACAGCCGTACGCGGAGGCCGTGCACACAGTCGTACGCGTGGACAGCACGCCGTACGCGCGGCCACCCGGACGTGCACGCCCCGGACAGCCGATGACCACCGACCACACCGCGCCCCCACCGCCCGAGGAAGCGACGACCGTCTTCGTCGACCTGGGCCGGCCCCCCTACGACACGCCCGTCCTGGAGCTGCGCGGCCCACTGGACCCGGACCGGCTCAGGGCCGCCCTCGACCACCTCGCCGTCCACCACCCCGGCGCCCCGGCCTGGCGGCACCGCGTCGAGGGACTCGGCCCCGGCCACCACGCGCTCCGGCTCGCCGTCGACGACACCGGCACACCGCACGACGCCTTCCCCTACGGACGGCTCGCCGACCTGCTCACCCACCCGCTGCCCGGCGCCCGCCCCACCCGCAGCCTCACCGCGACCCCGCTCCAGCGCGAACTCCTCGCCGACTCCGAGACCCACCCCGGCCGCCACATCGAGCAGCTCACCGCCCTCTGGCACGGCCCCCTCGACATCGAACGCCTGCGCGCCGCCTGGCAGTCCGTCACCGACCACGAGAGCGTGCTGCGCGCCGCGTTCGACGACGGGCCCGAACCGCTGATCGTCCTGCACGAGCACGTCGACGCCGCCGTGCTGTGGGTGCCGCACGGCGGCGCCCGCTGGACCGACCTCGTCGAACACGACCGCAGGCGCGGCATCGACCCGCGCCTGCCCGGTCCGCTGCGCGTCACCGTCCTCGGCTCCGCCCCCTCGGCGGACGACCAGCCCGTGCCCGCCCGGATGCTGCTCACCTACCATCACGCCCTGCTCGACGACTGGAGCGCACGCCTGCTTCTGCGCGAGTTCTACCGGGCCTACCTGGCGGGCGGCCAGCTGCCGGGCGGCGAACGCCGGCCCGACCTGCGCGACTACGCCCGCTGGCTCGGCCGTCAGGACACCGGCCCCGCCCGCGACTTCTGGTCGCGGGCCCTGCCCTCGCCCACCGACACCGCCTGGCCCCTCCCGCCCGCCGAAACCACCGACGCGGCCCGCCCCGCGGCCACCCAGCCGCCCGACGCCGTCAGCCGCACCCGGCTGCGCCTCACCGCCGCCCAGACCGAGCGCCTCGGCGCCTGGGCCGCGCGCTGCGGCAGCACCGAGAGCGGCGTCCTGCAGGCCGTCTGGGCCCTGCTGCTGTACCGGGCCTGCGGAGCCGGGGGAGCGGCACGGGTCCGCTTCGGCGTCACCGCCTCCGGGCGCGGCATCCTCTTCGAGGGCGCCGAACGCATGCCCGCCGCCCTGCGCACCGTGCTGCCGCTGTCCGTCGAGGTCGACCCCCGTTCCACCATGACAACGCTGCTCGCCGAACTCCGCGACCGGGCCCTGGACATGTCGGCCTACGAATGGATCTCCCCGGGCCAGATCCGCTCCTGGGCCGCCTCGGGGGCCGAGGAGGCCACCGAAGAGGACGGCACCCTGATCGTCTTCGAGAGCAGGCCCCGCGACACCGACGACCTGGCCGACGTCCTGGCCGCCCAGGGCGTCCGCGTCGAGCAGCCCGAGACCCAGGGCGCCCGCACGGCCTTCCCGCTCACGATCGTCGCCCACCACGACGGCGACGGCAGACTCGTCCTGACCGCGTCCTACGACCGGGCCCGGCTCGACGACGCCGCCGGTGCCGGCGTCCTCACCCACAGTGCCCTGCTGCTGGGCG includes:
- a CDS encoding 4'-phosphopantetheinyl transferase family protein, yielding MNPSTPAKPAMTSVPHDTDRISEPIHVSGPDGPWHKVREGMRLRGNAVVYTTWGEWLATAVTDPLLRPLLGRDWTRYRRTADPVVRFRFAASRMATKFTAAAALDTEAAALDLAYKIGGRPYLRGLDQIDVSLTHTDDLIAVGVSRNGRIGVDAEPATRTMSFDLMQEHVCTPAERAELQRLPDADRSAGLLRLWTFKEAYTKALGQGLRLGFSEFGLGVESPGLLGPDGTPAARGDWAFTTHQVLGRYLLSVACHDAGLDTSRDTAPRTMLDEGFVGAVTGLLAVPADDGTPRG
- a CDS encoding condensation domain-containing protein; translation: MDSTPYARPPGRARPGQPMTTDHTAPPPPEEATTVFVDLGRPPYDTPVLELRGPLDPDRLRAALDHLAVHHPGAPAWRHRVEGLGPGHHALRLAVDDTGTPHDAFPYGRLADLLTHPLPGARPTRSLTATPLQRELLADSETHPGRHIEQLTALWHGPLDIERLRAAWQSVTDHESVLRAAFDDGPEPLIVLHEHVDAAVLWVPHGGARWTDLVEHDRRRGIDPRLPGPLRVTVLGSAPSADDQPVPARMLLTYHHALLDDWSARLLLREFYRAYLAGGQLPGGERRPDLRDYARWLGRQDTGPARDFWSRALPSPTDTAWPLPPAETTDAARPAATQPPDAVSRTRLRLTAAQTERLGAWAARCGSTESGVLQAVWALLLYRACGAGGAARVRFGVTASGRGILFEGAERMPAALRTVLPLSVEVDPRSTMTTLLAELRDRALDMSAYEWISPGQIRSWAASGAEEATEEDGTLIVFESRPRDTDDLADVLAAQGVRVEQPETQGARTAFPLTIVAHHDGDGRLVLTASYDRARLDDAAGAGVLTHSALLLGELPYVAGDSTTVADILDLLSVLMDSACTVPPSGHEDTTPARDPAEPLPAAEAEPPLVPLRAADTAGAGTVCLLQTHGTPRSRYDRLARAYRGPESIVLLRSLPGGTDARYTALRSLADAEELLVLGGFCGGGSAAYEIARRIAAHGGRPPLVVLTGAAADADGHARMLETAAERAGHPGHPG